In Pedobacter sp. W3I1, one DNA window encodes the following:
- a CDS encoding SusC/RagA family TonB-linked outer membrane protein: MNCAQRIILLIGLIFPLGIYAQTKVTLNFTGASFEQVIAAIQQQTLYHFAYGESKIPKHQVSIKVEEEEAIKVIDQLLLGSGYTYSLLPNHLIVIRKNAEEKMDTDSVRFLKEVVITALGIEKDNHKVGYALTTIKGSSITKARESNLIMALQGRVAGLNITGVNGGPGSAARVLIRGVSSMTAASPLFIVNGVPIDNSIRGSANEYGGADYGDGISNINPDDIETITILKGSAASALYGARAANGVILINLKSGGEDTKAKFEYNTNLAFDVPVNSTDFQYLYGQGSQNKRPANLYNAISTGLLSWGEMMDDKLTPQIDGSMRPYSPVKNNIQTFYRTAPAFINTLSLVGGNTKNNYRVSVSNLDYNSVLTNGTLNRKTLNFYGTVALSPKISLSLTGNYIYEWNKNKSYLSDGPLNPNYGIAALATSLDQSILAPGFDAETGFESRWNADEYKTNPYFLMNKQSDYASRNRYISSAVLKYHLASWASVQGRIGYDSSKDEVVSILPTGTAFSINRQGGINAYDQNRTSELNSDILFSASRNLGDKLNLELSLGANYRERKGNSEKLKGSQFKVPYLYVPENLITSTKTLAISRIVTESAYYTADLSYQRFLNFSVTGRYDIYSTLPANNRGIFVPGISGSFIFSDLLKLKGLDFGKLRLDFAKTSGEPIVPYTTQIYYTVDNQVNGTPVGSFSGDLPNYNLKPFTLNEIEAGLDLKFFNSRLDIDFTYFNRITHNEIINAKQSVTTGFTSAYVNLGETRNAGIELALGYTPILTTTSKWQINFNLTKVKNTLLSIDGNSNYTLTGTYRPLNANTALVVGKPITQIMAYDYLRDASGNIIIGSDGIPKRGNFIPMGGTMPTLYGGITNSFIYKQFSFSFLIDYRFGNKILSATEYYSYVLGLNKATLVGRQTGIVAEGVLENGQKNTVNVPAYAYYPELATNISALSVLNGSFIKLRQATLGYSFSERFLKRTPFSSIGIDLVARNLFTLLKYTKNIDPESQFSPTLGYAGIEGASLPATRTFGVNFNFKFK; this comes from the coding sequence ATGAATTGTGCGCAGAGAATCATATTGTTAATTGGATTGATTTTTCCGCTAGGCATATACGCACAAACGAAGGTTACCTTAAATTTTACCGGGGCCAGTTTTGAACAAGTAATAGCAGCCATACAGCAACAAACCCTTTACCATTTCGCATACGGCGAATCTAAAATCCCTAAACATCAGGTATCCATCAAGGTAGAAGAAGAGGAAGCCATAAAGGTGATCGATCAACTCCTGCTTGGTAGTGGTTATACTTATTCTTTGCTGCCCAATCATTTAATCGTGATCAGAAAAAATGCCGAAGAAAAAATGGATACAGATAGCGTCCGTTTTTTAAAAGAAGTGGTGATTACGGCATTGGGTATCGAAAAAGACAACCATAAAGTTGGCTATGCTTTAACTACCATTAAAGGTTCTTCTATCACCAAAGCAAGAGAAAGCAATCTGATTATGGCGCTACAGGGAAGGGTAGCCGGACTAAACATTACCGGTGTAAACGGTGGCCCGGGCTCAGCCGCGCGGGTTCTCATTCGGGGTGTTTCAAGTATGACTGCTGCTTCTCCATTATTTATCGTAAATGGTGTACCCATTGATAACAGCATCAGGGGAAGTGCAAATGAATATGGCGGGGCTGATTATGGCGATGGCATTAGTAATATCAATCCAGACGATATCGAAACGATAACCATATTAAAAGGGTCGGCTGCTTCAGCTTTATATGGTGCCAGGGCTGCAAATGGCGTGATCCTCATCAATCTGAAAAGTGGAGGAGAGGATACCAAAGCTAAGTTCGAGTACAATACTAACCTGGCTTTTGATGTTCCGGTTAATTCAACCGATTTTCAATATTTGTATGGGCAAGGATCTCAGAACAAACGTCCTGCCAATCTGTATAACGCCATTTCTACCGGTTTATTAAGCTGGGGAGAAATGATGGACGATAAATTAACACCGCAGATAGATGGTTCTATGCGGCCTTATTCCCCTGTTAAAAACAACATTCAGACTTTTTACCGTACTGCTCCGGCATTTATCAATACCCTTTCACTGGTTGGAGGAAATACGAAGAACAACTATCGTGTTTCCGTTTCCAATTTAGATTATAATTCAGTTTTAACTAACGGGACTTTAAACCGTAAAACGTTAAATTTTTATGGTACAGTGGCCCTAAGCCCCAAAATATCACTCAGCTTAACGGGTAATTATATTTATGAATGGAATAAAAACAAGAGTTACCTTAGCGATGGTCCGTTAAATCCTAATTATGGAATTGCTGCCCTGGCTACCAGTTTAGATCAATCTATTCTGGCACCTGGTTTTGATGCAGAAACTGGTTTCGAGAGTCGCTGGAATGCGGATGAGTACAAAACCAATCCATATTTTTTGATGAACAAACAGTCCGATTATGCCAGTCGGAACCGTTATATTTCATCAGCAGTGCTCAAGTATCATTTAGCCAGTTGGGCATCCGTTCAGGGAAGAATTGGTTACGATTCGAGTAAAGATGAAGTGGTCAGTATTTTGCCCACCGGAACTGCTTTTTCTATCAACCGGCAGGGTGGTATAAATGCCTACGACCAGAACCGTACTTCGGAACTCAATAGCGATATCTTGTTCAGTGCCAGCCGGAATCTTGGCGATAAACTGAATCTCGAACTTTCTTTGGGGGCTAATTATCGAGAAAGAAAAGGCAACAGCGAAAAGCTAAAAGGCTCACAATTTAAGGTTCCTTATTTATATGTTCCCGAAAACCTGATTACCAGTACCAAAACATTGGCCATCTCCAGGATTGTAACGGAATCTGCTTATTACACAGCCGATCTAAGCTATCAGCGCTTTCTTAATTTTTCGGTTACTGGCCGATACGATATCTATTCTACCTTGCCTGCCAATAACCGCGGTATTTTTGTTCCAGGCATATCGGGCAGTTTTATTTTTTCGGACCTGTTGAAGTTGAAAGGACTGGATTTTGGTAAACTGCGCCTGGATTTTGCCAAAACCAGTGGCGAACCCATTGTTCCCTATACCACACAAATTTATTATACCGTAGATAATCAGGTGAATGGTACCCCTGTTGGCAGCTTTTCAGGTGATCTGCCCAATTACAATTTAAAACCCTTTACCTTAAACGAAATAGAAGCAGGCCTTGATCTTAAGTTTTTCAACAGCCGCTTAGATATCGATTTTACCTATTTCAATCGCATTACACACAACGAAATTATCAATGCAAAACAGTCTGTTACCACAGGTTTTACCTCGGCTTACGTTAATCTTGGCGAAACCCGCAATGCAGGGATAGAACTTGCACTAGGATATACGCCAATCCTTACCACAACAAGCAAATGGCAGATTAACTTTAATCTTACCAAGGTGAAAAATACGCTGCTCTCTATCGATGGCAACAGTAATTATACCCTTACAGGTACTTATAGGCCGCTAAATGCCAATACCGCATTGGTAGTAGGTAAACCAATTACGCAGATTATGGCTTACGATTATCTGCGCGATGCCAGTGGCAATATCATAATCGGATCGGATGGTATACCTAAAAGGGGCAATTTTATTCCCATGGGTGGTACAATGCCTACTTTATATGGAGGTATAACCAACAGTTTTATCTACAAACAGTTTAGTTTTTCGTTCCTGATTGATTACCGCTTTGGTAATAAAATTCTTTCGGCAACAGAATATTATAGCTATGTACTAGGCTTAAACAAGGCCACTTTAGTAGGCAGACAGACCGGTATTGTTGCCGAGGGCGTGTTAGAAAATGGGCAGAAGAACACGGTTAATGTTCCGGCTTATGCCTATTACCCTGAACTGGCCACCAATATTTCTGCATTATCGGTACTCAATGGCAGTTTTATCAAGCTGAGGCAGGCCACATTAGGTTATTCTTTTAGCGAGCGTTTTTTAAAAAGAACACCTTTTAGTAGTATAGGGATAGATCTGGTCGCACGGAACCTGTTTACTTTGCTTAAATACACTAAAAATATAGATCCTGAGTCGCAGTTCTCGCCAACATTGGGTTATGCCGGGATAGAAGGGGCTTCATTGCCTGCAACACGTACATTTGGGGTTAATTTTAATTTTAAATTCAAATAA
- a CDS encoding SusD/RagB family nutrient-binding outer membrane lipoprotein: MRKLCVLGAFFLALMGSCSKEKLDEINTDPTKLTEDNYDPNSLLAQAQLKYANLGYYQLLYQSTMMQLLASTYYYYNNGDKYINVGSFTDYQGRIFDEGYADASYIREMQRLARLKDPVAYKNLIAIGDIMFVLILQRITDTYGDVPYSQAVKAMQGIKYPVYDRQEDIYSHMLNDLETATAQLDAEKPGPSADLFYKGDIGKWKKFGYSLMLRIAMRLTKVDPEKAKIWTEKAAGKTFTSINDNAILLTDASSFNSQNGTSLALRTFSDYLEVRWSKTLIDQLKNTNDPRLEVIGEVPKDGLAKNADQNLSGNTDAAVQLGLPNGYDLQGGATDISHSPNYPGGTGTGSDFAPLGKYSRPRTSMYLKLGGPIFILSYAETELLLAEAKVRGWNINGTAKLHYSNGLTGAIQSLAQLDPLAAVDANKITTFVNQNPLDESSTQSALSAINLQYWVATGTNFNFIEAWLNWKRSDYPKLIPINYKGNVTNGTIPRRMIYLSTEVLNNPQNYKDAVARIAGGDVLTSRVWWDR, translated from the coding sequence ATGAGAAAGTTGTGTGTTTTGGGTGCTTTTTTCCTGGCTTTAATGGGCAGCTGTTCTAAGGAAAAGCTGGATGAAATCAATACAGATCCAACCAAACTCACAGAAGACAATTATGATCCCAACAGCTTGCTTGCACAGGCACAGTTAAAATATGCCAATTTGGGTTATTACCAGCTGCTGTATCAGAGTACTATGATGCAGTTGCTTGCCTCAACTTATTATTATTACAACAATGGTGATAAGTACATCAACGTGGGCAGTTTTACCGATTACCAGGGCCGGATTTTTGATGAAGGTTATGCTGACGCTTCTTACATCAGAGAGATGCAACGACTGGCCAGATTAAAAGATCCGGTGGCCTATAAAAACCTGATTGCGATTGGTGATATTATGTTTGTATTGATTTTGCAACGGATTACCGATACTTATGGCGATGTTCCTTACTCGCAGGCTGTTAAAGCGATGCAAGGTATTAAATATCCTGTTTACGACCGTCAGGAAGATATTTATAGCCACATGCTGAACGATCTCGAAACGGCTACCGCGCAACTGGATGCCGAAAAACCTGGACCAAGCGCTGATCTTTTTTATAAAGGCGATATCGGTAAATGGAAAAAATTTGGTTATTCGTTAATGCTTAGGATTGCCATGCGATTAACGAAAGTAGATCCGGAGAAGGCCAAAATTTGGACCGAAAAGGCTGCGGGCAAAACTTTTACCAGTATCAATGACAATGCGATTCTTTTAACCGATGCTTCCTCTTTTAACAGCCAAAATGGAACATCGCTTGCTTTAAGAACATTTTCCGACTATTTGGAAGTACGGTGGAGTAAAACCTTAATCGATCAGTTAAAAAATACCAACGACCCCAGGTTGGAAGTGATAGGTGAAGTACCAAAAGACGGATTGGCTAAAAATGCAGATCAGAATTTAAGCGGAAATACCGATGCAGCTGTTCAGCTTGGGTTGCCAAATGGATATGATTTACAGGGTGGGGCAACAGATATCAGCCATTCACCAAACTATCCGGGTGGTACGGGTACCGGAAGCGATTTTGCCCCGCTCGGAAAATACTCCAGACCACGGACTAGCATGTACCTTAAACTGGGTGGGCCGATCTTTATTTTGAGTTATGCAGAAACTGAACTTTTACTGGCCGAAGCTAAGGTGAGGGGTTGGAATATTAATGGAACGGCCAAACTACATTATTCCAACGGATTAACAGGAGCCATACAATCGCTCGCACAGTTAGATCCTCTGGCTGCGGTTGATGCCAATAAAATCACCACCTTTGTTAACCAGAACCCGCTTGATGAAAGCAGTACACAAAGCGCCTTAAGTGCCATAAATCTGCAATACTGGGTAGCTACTGGTACCAATTTTAATTTTATAGAAGCCTGGCTAAACTGGAAAAGGAGCGATTATCCTAAACTCATCCCCATAAACTACAAAGGCAACGTTACCAATGGCACCATTCCCCGCCGGATGATCTATCTTTCGACAGAGGTGCTAAACAACCCCCAAAATTATAAAGATGCTGTAGCCAGAATAGCTGGAGGCGATGTACTTACCTCAAGGGTTTGGTGGGACAGATAA
- a CDS encoding RNA polymerase sigma factor: MNLFFKQDTKLIKGCKANERQAQEGLYKLYYADMLRICFRYLKSDDLAHDALSVGFLKVFQHIHTFDAKKGEFGAWIRTVMVRSCIDIGRREAKFNETISSDEIEEIFIQPSVLDKLFVEDLLKLIRLLPIATQLVFNLSVIDGYSHKEIGEHLNITESTSRWHLSEAKKQLRKMLASSAIDKPTENIKRR, encoded by the coding sequence ATGAACCTTTTTTTTAAGCAGGATACTAAACTAATCAAAGGCTGCAAGGCCAATGAGCGGCAAGCACAGGAAGGTCTCTATAAGCTTTACTACGCCGATATGCTGCGTATATGTTTTCGTTATTTAAAATCAGATGATCTGGCGCATGATGCGCTGAGCGTTGGTTTTTTGAAGGTTTTTCAGCATATCCATACTTTCGATGCTAAAAAAGGAGAATTTGGTGCCTGGATTAGGACAGTGATGGTAAGGTCTTGTATTGATATTGGCCGAAGAGAGGCGAAGTTTAATGAAACGATCAGCTCAGATGAAATAGAGGAAATCTTTATCCAGCCGTCCGTGTTAGATAAACTTTTTGTAGAAGATCTCCTAAAATTGATACGCTTATTGCCAATCGCTACGCAGTTGGTTTTTAACCTTTCAGTAATAGATGGCTATTCGCATAAGGAAATTGGAGAACATTTGAATATTACCGAGAGTACATCAAGGTGGCACCTCTCTGAAGCAAAGAAACAGTTGAGGAAAATGTTAGCTTCCTCAGCAATTGATAAACCAACTGAAAACATAAAAAGAAGATGA
- a CDS encoding FecR family protein has product MTDQRFTELLGKQLAGEISLDESVELKSILAGSALLRTEYERLQTYFDAETVEDENIDLVFDRIKAQIKVPNEPGLTVTKNKSYSTWLKVAAIVAIVIAGALVYNRAAIFFNKTDHLILTQVLTKAAEVKTVVLADGSTVKINSGSSLKYPEHFTAATRDVYLSGEAFFDVKKDPKHPFIVHTTQLAVKVLGTAFDVKAYQNDAFTETTLIRGKVSISLKNNAAPTFILKPNDKFTLADGKASISQLTHFNGTGADRIMETAWTNHELIYKNNSFDEVAKLFERWYGIKIVFKEPALKSVRFTGHVDKETLPEALDVLKLIENFNYSIKGKNVYIYR; this is encoded by the coding sequence ATGACAGATCAAAGATTTACAGAATTGCTTGGAAAACAATTGGCCGGTGAAATTTCGCTGGATGAATCTGTTGAACTGAAATCTATTTTAGCTGGCAGCGCCTTGCTTAGAACGGAGTATGAACGGTTACAAACTTATTTTGATGCTGAAACGGTTGAGGATGAAAATATAGACCTGGTTTTTGACCGGATCAAAGCTCAAATTAAAGTGCCAAATGAACCGGGTTTAACGGTTACCAAAAATAAATCTTACAGCACCTGGCTAAAAGTTGCTGCTATTGTCGCTATTGTTATTGCTGGGGCATTGGTGTATAACAGAGCAGCCATTTTCTTCAATAAAACAGATCATTTAATACTAACGCAGGTACTAACCAAAGCTGCAGAGGTGAAAACAGTTGTGCTGGCTGATGGCTCTACTGTAAAAATCAATTCGGGGAGCAGCTTAAAATACCCGGAACATTTTACTGCAGCTACCAGGGATGTTTACTTATCTGGTGAGGCATTTTTTGACGTAAAAAAAGATCCAAAACATCCTTTTATTGTGCACACCACACAGCTGGCTGTAAAAGTGTTGGGTACCGCTTTTGATGTTAAAGCTTACCAGAACGATGCTTTTACCGAAACCACCTTAATCAGAGGGAAGGTATCTATCTCCCTAAAAAATAATGCTGCACCAACTTTTATCTTAAAGCCAAACGATAAATTTACTTTAGCAGATGGTAAAGCAAGCATAAGTCAACTGACCCACTTTAATGGCACCGGAGCCGACCGTATAATGGAAACCGCATGGACAAACCACGAGCTCATTTATAAAAACAACAGTTTTGACGAAGTAGCCAAACTTTTTGAGCGTTGGTATGGGATCAAAATAGTATTTAAAGAGCCTGCACTTAAGTCAGTGAGGTTTACAGGCCATGTTGATAAAGAAACACTTCCCGAAGCTTTAGATGTGCTAAAACTGATCGAAAACTTCAATTATTCGATAAAGGGCAAAAATGTATACATCTACCGCTAG
- a CDS encoding RNA polymerase sigma-70 factor has product MKAAKPDLVVLWNKICLESDIKSFEQLYRFLYSRLIKFSIYYVVDKQVAEDLVTEVFVKCWENRAASTHVLNPESYFFIAVKNQSLKYLKKNSLITFIDLVDEKDNISVSTHTPEYILETKELHQQLDHAIAGLAPQAATVFRLIKESGMKYKEVAELLNISPRTVQTQLFRAIAKLRLVLQPLKEKEADEKKLGKLISLIILAGTLSFLYFL; this is encoded by the coding sequence TTGAAAGCAGCTAAGCCAGATCTAGTCGTTTTATGGAATAAGATTTGCCTCGAAAGTGACATCAAATCTTTTGAGCAGTTATACCGCTTTCTATACAGTAGGTTAATCAAGTTTTCAATTTATTATGTAGTTGATAAACAGGTTGCAGAAGACCTGGTAACCGAAGTATTTGTGAAATGCTGGGAAAACAGGGCAGCAAGTACCCATGTGTTAAATCCCGAAAGCTACTTTTTTATCGCCGTTAAAAATCAATCACTTAAATACCTTAAAAAAAATTCTTTAATTACGTTTATCGATTTAGTAGATGAAAAGGATAATATTTCGGTATCAACCCATACGCCAGAATACATTCTCGAAACTAAAGAACTGCACCAACAGCTCGACCATGCCATTGCGGGTTTGGCGCCACAGGCGGCTACTGTTTTCAGGTTGATAAAAGAAAGCGGGATGAAGTATAAAGAAGTCGCTGAACTGTTGAATATCTCACCCCGAACCGTGCAAACTCAATTGTTCAGGGCCATTGCAAAACTTCGTTTAGTGTTACAGCCTTTGAAAGAAAAGGAAGCCGATGAAAAAAAACTAGGAAAACTAATCTCCCTGATTATCTTAGCGGGTACTTTATCTTTTTTATATTTTTTGTAG